The nucleotide sequence GCGTGTAACAATAAAATATTATTAAATTTTTTAAAAATAAGCCGAAAAGTGAACATCGGAGTTTTGATGGATTTAATAGTAATTGATGACGACAAGTTTATGAAGAAAGTTTTTGACATGATTTTAAAAGATCAAGGGCTTAACTATTGTGTATACACCAATCCTCATGAGGGTATTGTTGCTGTAGAGAACGATTCACCATGCTGTGTTGTTGTTGATTATATCATGCCTGATTTGCGAGGGGATGAGCTCATAATTAAAGCGAGCCAAAAGCTTCTATTTAAGAAATCAAACTTTATCATGATTACTGG is from Bacteriovorax sp. Seq25_V and encodes:
- a CDS encoding response regulator — protein: MDLIVIDDDKFMKKVFDMILKDQGLNYCVYTNPHEGIVAVENDSPCCVVVDYIMPDLRGDELIIKASQKLLFKKSNFIMITGEAVDEMARMKFMTLGFQYVFAKSDIKSPIFLETIKELIADKKAA